The following are from one region of the Qipengyuania flava genome:
- a CDS encoding acyl-CoA dehydrogenase family protein, whose product MQTFATEVVDWPDTAPALREQVRALVAEHGEPDPVRRANSWTKADPAFSRRLGEAGLLGMTWPKEYGGHERSQLERYVVIEELLAAGAPVGAHWIADRQSAPLLLRLGNDELKERWVPAIARGEAFACIGLSEPGSGSDLASVRTAARRDGDGWVLNGQKVWTTGAHVSHFMIALVRTEAGSERQAGLSQLVIPMDAPGVSVKPIIDLTGAHEFNEVFFEDVRLPDSALLGVEGEGWKQATAELSLERSGPERYLSSMALFLELVRYAGPQDNPALEELVGRLAAEAWTLRLMSASVAAKLARGEDPALEATMVKDLGNSYEQAIPQLVQAAVDFGHNESAALRAVCFYLLQVSPSFSLRGGTREIIKGIIARGLGLR is encoded by the coding sequence ATGCAGACATTCGCGACCGAAGTGGTCGATTGGCCCGATACCGCCCCTGCCCTGCGCGAGCAGGTCCGCGCGCTGGTGGCCGAGCATGGCGAGCCGGATCCGGTGCGCCGCGCCAACAGCTGGACCAAGGCCGATCCCGCGTTCAGCCGCCGGCTGGGCGAAGCGGGTCTGCTCGGCATGACTTGGCCAAAGGAATACGGCGGCCACGAACGCAGCCAGCTCGAACGCTATGTGGTGATCGAGGAGCTGCTGGCGGCCGGCGCACCGGTCGGGGCGCACTGGATCGCCGACCGGCAAAGCGCGCCGCTGCTACTGCGCCTCGGCAATGACGAGCTGAAAGAGCGTTGGGTCCCGGCCATTGCGCGCGGCGAGGCGTTCGCCTGCATCGGCCTCAGCGAGCCGGGATCGGGATCCGATCTTGCCTCGGTCCGCACCGCCGCGCGGCGCGATGGCGATGGCTGGGTGCTCAATGGCCAAAAGGTCTGGACCACCGGCGCGCATGTCAGCCATTTCATGATCGCACTGGTGCGCACCGAAGCGGGTAGCGAGCGGCAAGCGGGCCTCTCGCAGCTTGTCATCCCGATGGATGCCCCAGGCGTCAGCGTGAAGCCGATCATCGATCTCACCGGCGCGCACGAGTTCAACGAAGTGTTCTTCGAGGACGTCCGCCTGCCCGACAGCGCCCTGCTTGGCGTGGAAGGCGAGGGATGGAAGCAGGCGACCGCCGAACTCTCGCTCGAACGATCTGGCCCGGAGCGTTACCTGTCCTCGATGGCGCTGTTTCTCGAGCTCGTTCGCTATGCCGGGCCCCAGGATAACCCCGCGCTGGAGGAGCTGGTCGGACGGCTCGCGGCAGAGGCCTGGACGCTGCGCCTGATGAGCGCCTCGGTAGCGGCCAAACTGGCGCGCGGCGAAGACCCGGCGCTGGAGGCAACCATGGTCAAGGACCTTGGCAATTCCTACGAGCAGGCGATTCCCCAGCTGGTCCAGGCCGCGGTCGATTTCGGGCACAACGAGAGCGCCGCGCTGCGCGCCGTGTGCTTCTACCTTCTCCAGGTCAGCCCCAGCTTTTCGCTGCGCGGGGGGACACGCGAGATCATCAAGGGCATCATTGCCCGGGGGCTGGGGCTTCGATGA
- a CDS encoding acyl-CoA dehydrogenase family protein — MSDTRRMLAETADPLFAELGPGATAERDGDRLDELGLPLLMVSEADGGFGGTWLDALTVFRLAGYHGLGIDLPRMVVARIAAEEDERFFHLMAFARAAQIAGALDAALAMVVGYVNDRQQFGRPLGKFQAVQQSLATFACEAAAANCAAVGAAQALDEGDAEFEIAAAKLRANRAVEVGTTVAHQVHGAIGFTQEYALHDLTRPLWQWRSEFGNDAYWARRLGKDVIARGADHFWPDLTARTD, encoded by the coding sequence ATGAGCGACACCCGCCGCATGCTGGCCGAAACGGCCGATCCGCTGTTCGCCGAACTCGGGCCGGGTGCCACGGCAGAGCGCGATGGCGACCGGCTCGACGAACTTGGCTTGCCTCTGCTCATGGTGTCCGAGGCCGATGGAGGCTTCGGCGGCACCTGGCTCGATGCGCTGACCGTGTTCCGGCTCGCCGGGTACCATGGGCTTGGCATCGATCTGCCGCGGATGGTCGTTGCCCGGATCGCCGCTGAAGAAGACGAGCGGTTCTTCCACCTCATGGCCTTTGCCCGCGCGGCGCAGATTGCCGGCGCGCTCGACGCAGCGCTCGCCATGGTGGTGGGCTACGTCAACGACCGCCAGCAGTTCGGGCGCCCCCTCGGCAAGTTCCAGGCCGTGCAGCAATCACTCGCCACCTTCGCCTGCGAGGCGGCGGCGGCGAATTGCGCCGCTGTCGGGGCCGCGCAGGCGCTCGATGAAGGGGATGCGGAATTCGAAATCGCTGCCGCCAAGCTGCGCGCGAACCGCGCGGTCGAAGTGGGCACTACGGTCGCGCACCAGGTTCACGGCGCCATCGGCTTCACGCAGGAATACGCGCTGCACGACCTGACCCGGCCCCTGTGGCAGTGGCGGTCCGAGTTCGGGAACGACGCCTATTGGGCGCGCCGCCTGGGGAAAGACGTGATCGCGCGCGGGGCCGACCACTTCTGGCCCGATCTCACCGCGCGCACCGATTAA
- a CDS encoding helix-turn-helix transcriptional regulator, with protein MRIPNLGETELLVPLHSGMFEQPMWLSFLRQLRRACAADSVMIRISGAGESEDITLRDGDPLDLGKAGMRDGRVYSGAEIGSTAETLRAIRVEAEALSLTLAVHAPGAPGAELASLLSALAPHLRVALRVLASLERERSRASVSAEAFRRMNFGWIAIDERCRIVDCDPQAQRFLERSGALRKGPYDRLIPSAPAVDRQLTALAKAMAADRRHRPRAINISQDPWIDILVAPMRLDALAGEGRAVAVVYLRGDRSSSADRHEQLVDLFDLTPAEARLAWSLAQGLSIAEAAEAHGLTLETARYYSKKIYAKTGARGQVDLVRNILTGVLALA; from the coding sequence ATGCGTATTCCCAATCTTGGTGAGACCGAGCTGCTCGTGCCCCTGCATTCGGGCATGTTCGAGCAGCCGATGTGGCTCTCTTTCCTGCGCCAGCTGCGCCGTGCCTGCGCGGCCGATTCGGTGATGATCCGGATCAGCGGGGCGGGCGAGAGCGAGGACATTACTTTGCGAGATGGCGATCCGCTCGATCTCGGCAAGGCGGGCATGCGGGACGGCCGCGTCTACTCCGGCGCGGAGATCGGCAGTACCGCCGAAACGCTGCGCGCCATCCGCGTCGAGGCCGAAGCGCTATCTCTGACCCTTGCCGTCCATGCACCCGGCGCGCCGGGAGCCGAGCTGGCGAGCCTCCTGTCGGCGCTTGCCCCGCATTTGCGGGTCGCGCTGCGGGTGCTCGCCTCGCTCGAACGCGAACGCAGCCGTGCCTCGGTCAGCGCCGAGGCGTTCAGGCGAATGAATTTCGGCTGGATCGCGATCGACGAGCGCTGCCGGATCGTCGACTGCGATCCGCAGGCGCAACGCTTCCTCGAGCGCTCGGGCGCCTTGCGCAAAGGGCCCTACGACCGCCTCATCCCCTCTGCCCCCGCGGTCGATCGCCAGTTGACGGCGCTGGCCAAGGCCATGGCCGCTGACCGCCGGCATCGTCCGCGCGCGATCAATATCAGCCAGGATCCCTGGATCGATATCCTGGTCGCGCCGATGCGGCTCGACGCGCTGGCAGGCGAAGGGCGCGCCGTGGCTGTCGTCTACCTTCGCGGTGACCGCTCATCGAGCGCCGACCGGCACGAGCAGCTGGTCGACCTGTTCGACCTAACGCCCGCCGAAGCGCGGCTGGCGTGGTCGCTGGCGCAGGGTCTCTCGATTGCCGAGGCGGCCGAGGCGCACGGCCTGACGCTGGAGACGGCGCGCTACTACTCGAAGAAGATCTACGCCAAGACCGGCGCGCGCGGACAGGTGGACCTGGTGCGCAATATCCTCACCGGGGTACTGGCGCTGGCTTAA
- the cysD gene encoding sulfate adenylyltransferase subunit CysD, which produces MIDAKTLTHLQRLEAESIHIMREVAAEAEKPVMLYSIGKDSAVMLHLAKKAFYPSPPPFPLMHVDTTWKFQDMYALREKSAEEAGMELIVHQNPEAKERGINPFDHGPLHTDMWKTEGLKQALDKYGFDAAFGGARRDEEKSRAKERIFSFRTASHGWDPKNQRPELWNLYNSRKKKGESIRVFPLSNWTELDIWQYIMAENIEIVPLYFSAKRPTFEHEGGLFMADDLDRLEKVMGYRPEITERSIRFRTLGCFPLTGAVESEAATLQEVVQEMLLTTTSERQGRVIDKDAGDASMEKKKQEGYF; this is translated from the coding sequence ATGATCGACGCGAAGACACTGACCCACCTCCAGCGGCTCGAAGCCGAAAGCATCCACATCATGCGTGAAGTGGCTGCCGAAGCGGAAAAGCCGGTAATGCTCTATTCGATCGGCAAGGACAGCGCCGTCATGCTGCACCTCGCCAAGAAGGCGTTTTACCCCTCGCCGCCGCCCTTCCCGCTGATGCATGTCGACACGACCTGGAAGTTCCAGGACATGTACGCCCTGCGCGAGAAAAGCGCGGAAGAAGCTGGCATGGAGCTGATCGTCCACCAGAACCCGGAGGCCAAGGAACGCGGCATCAACCCGTTCGACCACGGCCCGCTCCACACCGACATGTGGAAGACCGAAGGGCTCAAGCAGGCGCTCGACAAGTACGGCTTCGACGCGGCCTTCGGCGGCGCCCGCCGCGACGAGGAGAAGAGCCGCGCCAAGGAGCGCATCTTCTCCTTCCGCACCGCCAGCCACGGCTGGGACCCGAAGAACCAGCGCCCCGAGCTGTGGAACCTCTACAATTCGCGCAAGAAGAAGGGCGAGAGCATTCGCGTGTTCCCGCTGTCCAACTGGACCGAGCTCGACATCTGGCAGTACATCATGGCGGAGAACATCGAGATCGTGCCGCTCTACTTCAGCGCCAAGCGCCCGACGTTCGAGCACGAGGGCGGCCTGTTCATGGCCGACGATCTCGACCGTCTCGAGAAGGTCATGGGCTACCGCCCGGAAATCACCGAACGCTCGATCCGCTTCCGCACGCTGGGCTGCTTCCCGCTGACCGGCGCTGTCGAAAGCGAAGCTGCCACGCTGCAGGAAGTGGTGCAGGAAATGCTCCTCACCACCACCAGCGAGCGCCAGGGCCGCGTGATCGACAAGGACGCGGGTGACGCGTCGATGGAGAAGAAGAAGCAGGAGGGCTATTTCTGA
- the cysN gene encoding sulfate adenylyltransferase subunit CysN, whose protein sequence is MTDPVYKTDALIAEDIEAYLDQHQNKSMLRFITCGSVDDGKSTLIGRLLYDSKMIFEDQLAALENDSKKVGTQGQEIDFALLVDGLAAEREQGITIDVAYRFFATEKRKFIVADCPGHEQYTRNMVTGASTADCAVILIDARKGVLVQTRRHSFLCHQLGIKNLVLAVNKMDLIGYDQEKYDAIVADYKEFAESIGIESFTAIPMSGLAGDNITTRSDNTGWYDGPVLIDHLETMEVNNTASQAKPFRMPVQWVNRPNLDFRGFSGQIATGTVKPGDELRSLPSGKTSKVKSIVTMDGELDDAVAGQSVTITLEDEIDCSRGDVLATADSPPEVADQFESTIVWMDDEPLVVGRAYWLKLGTQMVSVTVAEPKYEIDVNTMEHLASSTLHLNQIGVCEITTDKRIVFDPYAENRALGGFILIDKITNHTVGAGMLHFSLRRSQNVHWQPTDITREHHAQMKNQTPRVLWFTGLSGSGKSTIANEVEKKLAIMNRHTFLLDGDNVRHGLNKDLGFTESDRIENIRRVGEVAKLMTDAGLIVLTAFISPFRADRKLVRDMIDGGEFIEIHVDTPLEVAEERDVKGLYKKARSGELKNFTGIDSPYEAPEDPEIRVNTVEMTPEEAADYIISKILPLK, encoded by the coding sequence ATGACCGACCCCGTCTACAAGACCGACGCCCTCATTGCCGAGGACATCGAGGCCTATCTCGACCAGCACCAGAACAAGTCGATGCTGCGTTTCATCACCTGCGGCAGCGTGGATGACGGCAAATCGACCCTGATCGGCCGCCTGCTCTACGATTCGAAGATGATCTTCGAAGACCAGCTGGCCGCGCTCGAAAACGACAGCAAGAAGGTCGGCACGCAGGGGCAGGAGATCGACTTCGCCCTGCTCGTCGACGGCCTCGCCGCCGAGCGCGAACAGGGCATCACGATCGACGTCGCCTACCGCTTTTTCGCGACCGAGAAGCGCAAGTTCATCGTTGCCGACTGCCCGGGTCACGAGCAGTACACGCGCAACATGGTGACCGGCGCATCGACCGCCGATTGCGCCGTCATCCTGATCGACGCGCGTAAGGGCGTGCTCGTCCAGACCCGCCGCCACAGCTTCCTGTGCCACCAGCTCGGCATCAAGAACCTGGTGCTGGCGGTGAACAAGATGGACCTGATCGGCTACGACCAGGAAAAGTACGACGCGATCGTCGCCGACTACAAGGAATTCGCCGAAAGCATCGGTATCGAAAGCTTCACGGCGATCCCGATGTCGGGCCTTGCTGGCGACAACATCACCACCCGTTCGGACAACACCGGCTGGTATGACGGCCCCGTCCTGATCGACCATCTTGAAACGATGGAAGTGAACAACACGGCCAGCCAGGCAAAGCCGTTCCGCATGCCGGTGCAGTGGGTGAACCGCCCCAACCTCGACTTCCGCGGCTTCTCCGGCCAGATCGCAACCGGCACCGTCAAGCCAGGCGACGAACTGCGTTCGCTTCCCTCGGGCAAGACCAGCAAGGTAAAGTCGATCGTCACCATGGATGGCGAGCTCGATGATGCCGTGGCCGGCCAGTCGGTCACCATCACGCTCGAAGACGAGATCGACTGCTCGCGCGGCGACGTGCTGGCGACAGCCGACAGTCCGCCCGAAGTCGCCGACCAGTTCGAAAGCACCATCGTATGGATGGACGACGAACCGCTGGTCGTGGGCCGTGCCTACTGGCTCAAGCTCGGCACCCAGATGGTCAGCGTGACCGTCGCCGAGCCGAAGTACGAGATCGACGTCAACACGATGGAGCACCTCGCTTCCTCGACACTGCATCTCAACCAGATCGGCGTGTGCGAGATCACCACCGACAAGCGCATCGTGTTCGATCCCTACGCGGAAAACCGCGCGCTCGGCGGTTTCATCCTGATCGACAAGATCACCAACCACACGGTGGGTGCAGGCATGCTGCACTTCAGCCTGCGCCGCTCGCAGAACGTCCACTGGCAGCCGACCGACATCACGCGTGAACACCACGCGCAGATGAAGAACCAGACGCCGCGCGTGCTGTGGTTCACCGGCCTGTCGGGTTCAGGCAAGTCGACCATCGCCAACGAGGTGGAGAAGAAGCTGGCGATCATGAACCGCCACACCTTCCTGCTCGATGGCGACAACGTGCGCCACGGTCTCAACAAGGACCTCGGCTTTACCGAAAGCGACCGGATCGAGAACATCCGCCGCGTGGGCGAAGTCGCCAAGCTGATGACCGATGCGGGCCTCATCGTCCTCACCGCCTTCATCTCGCCCTTCCGGGCCGACCGGAAGCTGGTGCGCGACATGATCGATGGCGGCGAGTTCATCGAAATCCATGTCGACACCCCGCTGGAAGTGGCGGAGGAGCGCGATGTGAAGGGCCTCTACAAGAAGGCCCGTTCGGGTGAACTGAAGAACTTCACCGGGATCGACAGCCCCTATGAAGCGCCGGAGGATCCGGAGATCCGGGTCAACACGGTCGAGATGACGCCGGAAGAAGCGGCGGATTACATCATCTCGAAGATCCTGCCGCTGAAGTAA